The sequence CGCAACTTGTTGTTCCAACCTGGCCATTTCTCCGCGCGCTTGAGCTTCGGCTTTTACAAGGGTATCGTTCTCTTCAGTTATTCGTTGAATGGAAGCCTTGAGATCCGTGAGTCCCAGAGCGTTGTCACGGGCCAGGATTGCCGCTTTGCTGCCCGATAACTGCGCAAGGATTGCCGCTTGTTTTTGTTGTGCCTGAGATAGTTCGGTGCGGAGGCGGGCAATATCCGCCTCAAGTTTTTCTACAGCCGGAGCAGTTTCAACCGCAGCAAGCAATTCCTGCAACCGACGGTTTTGAGAGTCGGCATCGAGTTGTTGGCGCAACGTTTCCTGCAATTGTTGCTCGATTTTGAGATCGGCAGGGGAGGCGGAATCGCCAGCCAGCGGCTGCTCCAAATCGGTCGCCAATATCAAAGTGATAAAGACAAGCATGCCGCTCACTGCGGTTATCACATCCGCAAAAGCAAAGAAACTGATTTTCGTATCCAGATTTCTGAGACGACCTCTCATGATTTGGATTCTGGAGTATTGGTTTCCAATGGTGCTGGTTTGCGATCGGCCAAACGGAGTTTGGATACAATGTGCAAATGACAGTAATCATTGCATTCATCGAGAAAGGTCATCTCCCGCTTTTGCTGAAACGTAATGCCCAATTGCAGGATCAATGTAAAGGTCAATGCGACCAGTGTGGCCTCGAACGCCGTGGCAAGACCACTTGTGACGCCTTGAAGCGAATTACGTATCATTGTTATGTCACCACCTGCCTGAAGGGTTTCCGTAAAACGTCCGATGCCTAGACTTAAACCGAGAACGGTTCCGATGAATCCAAGCACTGGAACGGCCCAAACCAACCCGTTTACAATCGTATAGCTTGAAGCGACTTGGTCCTCATCATTTTCCGCCTGCGCGCGGAGAATGGCGGAAACATCGTTAACCTGGCCTATGTTCCTGAAATTGGACAAAGCGCGATCAATCCGGTTTAGCAGGACAAAATGACGAGGATGGTCAACCAGAGCATGAACCCTAGCCAAGACCGTGGCGGCTGTCGTTTCGTTTAGCACGAACTCTGGTTCAACGGGCACGGCTGAGAGCGTCAACGCCCGACGTTGAAACTTCAGTTTAATATTTTTCAGAATGAGAATTGAACTTCCCCAGAACAGGAAGAGGGTGGCTGGAATGACGGCAAACTGGTTGCTGGGACGCATATAGATGGTTGTTACCGGAGCGAGCCACGCAATATGGCTGAAGACAAAAATCACCAAACCATAGAGGATGCCTGACAACAGAGCACCCATCAGAAAGGCCAACAGGTGGTTGACATCCGTGTAACGTCCGCCTTTGAAGCCAAGCCGATTTTCAATATCCTGTTGAGCCCAGGCAAGCAAGACCGGGCGTTGTTCGTTTTTTATATTGCTGGGAAATTGCGCCATAGGATTTTAGTTATAAATATTTATTGTTAGGGTTTCCTTCGATTTCCAAAAACATAGAGAATGGCACCAACCACACATAAGCCAAGGCCAGCAATAATGCCATTTTGGCGATCAGCGATGAGGCCTAAATTATTGACTCTCCCCCCAAGGCCGCTCGGAACACTCTGATCAAACAATAGGAAATAATATCCAGCCAGCAACAAGCCAATGATCAAAACGAGGGTTCCCAAGGTTTTTATGGCCGTTGATTCTGGCCGTACCCCTGGTTCTGCTGGCAGGGTTTCCATGCTAGCGCGTTGTTCCAGCAGCGCGTTTTGCCGCCTTTGTTCATCAAGTTTTTCTTGTTCCAGTTGTTTCGCCACGATTTGGGACTGCCGTTCAGCTTCCTCTTCTGCCAAACGTTGCTCTTCGGCAAGGCGTTCCATTTCCATTTTTTGCAGAGAAACTTGGACTTCAAAGAATGCGCGGAGCGTAATCCATTTACCTTGGTATTGGATTTCGTGAAGCATCCCAATTTCACTTTTTCCCAAACGGCGTTCAATGTCCGCCAAAGAAAATGGTCCCGTCACGCCTCCATGCCACCGTAATGAAAATTTTTGTTCCACGAGCCGTATGATTTCTACCTAGGTTGGATGATAATCGGTGGTGGTTTGTTTGCCTCGACAGCGCCATCAACGATTGTCTTAAACATGGAAGCAGCCGCATTCAAAGCGGCAGCTTTTTCCTGAGCCTTTGCTGCCTCCTTAACCGCCTCGGCAGCAGCTCGGTCTGCTTCAATTCGGCTGCTTATTACAATATATACCAAAGTGCTCACCAGCACCAAGGCAGTAATAATGGCGACATACATTAACTTTGTTGGGGTCTGGCTTCTGTTTGATAATATCGCAACATGTTTATTGTTAGCATGTTGCTCGATTTTCATCAACTCGGTTCGCCGTTTCTCATCTAACAGCAATTCACGTTTTTGCTGTATTGCACGCTCGCTTTCCGCCTGTGCTTTCTCTGCTTGGGAAGCGCGTTCATTTTCAATACGGATTTCCTCCATGACTAGCCGTTGTTGCGCTTGAAAATCCCGAAGTGTAAGCCATCCCCCATCAACGAGTATCTCGTGCAACATGCCAATTTCATTCGTGTCGAGTTTGGTTTTAATGTTTGAAAGCGCATACGTCCCCATTAGTTTTCCACGCCACCGGAGTTGGTATGACTCCTCTATATTTGAGGTTAATGGCGGCACGAGCAGAGATTCCTGAACCCTCGAAGGTGGTGGGTTCCGCTGAAAACTTGCACCATGGCTTGGAGAATTGGGTTTATTCATGGTCTTGTTTGGATGCCCTAATTATTCAGATTAAAGATCCATGGCAAAACGTTTATATATGTCACCGCTTGGGGATTGACCCCGGCGCCTTCAAGAAATTGAGCGCGTGTTTTGGAGAGTTTGTATAAAGGAGACAAGGGCATAGCTTTTTCTGTGAATCCAGACCGCACGTTGGCTCTGCTCCCAAGCAATGTGGGTTGTTTCAGTGTAATGCTGTAGCCCCAAATTTCTTCAGGTACGGCACCATCGGCAAACACCGGCTGGCCATCAAGACCAACAAATCCAACATATTGCAGTCCCCCTTTGGATATTTCGCGCATCAACTGAACCAATCCCGTCGCCTGTTTTGTGTACGAAATATTTTCGACGGAACTGAAGAATCGGTCAAGCCGGTCAGCATAGGCATTTATTTTAGCCGGAACAAACCAATCCCCGCTATTCAAGCCATTGTCAACAATGCTATTAATGGTGTTGTAGTCGGCGGAAATTGCCGGTGCAAACGCCAAGCCCCAGGCTTCAGGTTGAACCCGCATGATTTCCACCAGTCGCAGATATAGGTATGCACGGAAAACAGGGGAGCCAGAGTGGCATTTTTTTAGATTATCAAGGATTTCCAATAGCGGCTTTCGATACGTGGTCTCTCCCCCCATATCCTGCAAACCAATCGAATTATAAGCCGCAGTCTCATTGTTCATTTCTGCTGTCTC comes from Verrucomicrobiota bacterium and encodes:
- a CDS encoding MotA/TolQ/ExbB proton channel family protein, whose amino-acid sequence is MAQFPSNIKNEQRPVLLAWAQQDIENRLGFKGGRYTDVNHLLAFLMGALLSGILYGLVIFVFSHIAWLAPVTTIYMRPSNQFAVIPATLFLFWGSSILILKNIKLKFQRRALTLSAVPVEPEFVLNETTAATVLARVHALVDHPRHFVLLNRIDRALSNFRNIGQVNDVSAILRAQAENDEDQVASSYTIVNGLVWAVPVLGFIGTVLGLSLGIGRFTETLQAGGDITMIRNSLQGVTSGLATAFEATLVALTFTLILQLGITFQQKREMTFLDECNDYCHLHIVSKLRLADRKPAPLETNTPESKS